CTCGTTGCCACCCTCAAGATGCGCCAACACGCCGCCGAGCGTGCGGCCGGGGATGCCCCACCAAACGCGGCGGCCCTCACTGTTCTGTCTGCCGCCCACCACCGGCGTCCCGTTGGTggacgccagcctctgctcctgtaacatcccaaattttcaatttggaatgttatacattagatcatcatttgcatatcatattttattgcattttggcttgatcctagaaattctacgcaactcaaggacccacggagagagttggggatttcgttattttcaaatttgagttttctcaaattttgaaaagaggatcaaatGGTTTTGATAATTTTCTTTTCTAATATTTCAAACATAAAAATATATGAGGGGAGATAAAGtaacttctccaaaataaatgaaatattaaaggaaaaatattaaaatcattttaatattttatttggagtttattgcaattttatttgaattaggaaaaaattgcatgttttcaaagttgcattttaggtcaaaaaatgttcatctcgttctaaatattttatttagatggtgaaaatttgttttggcatttttagatttttatttatttttctaggatttattttcggcgggatcttgttttaaaaaaaaattgtgcACGCCCGACTGGGCCAGCAGCCCAGCCGAGCCGAGCCGGGCCGGtctcgccccgcctccgcccgACCAACTCCGAGCCGGAGTCCGGCCggagcacgccgccgccgccgccgagtccggggaggactcctcctcctcgcccccttccccaagccgccgccccccctccttatataccccgccccgccgccaccaccaccacccgccACCGACGCTGCCGCCTCCGATCCGCGCCGCCACCCGCGAGCCGCCGTCGTCGCCTCACCGCCACCCCGCACCCCGTCGTCACCGCCGCCGGAGACCCCgtccccgccggagcccgccgcctcgctcgccggaccaccgccggaggtagccgccaccgccgtctcgccgttcgtcagttttccctgaaaaaccgttcgtttttttttcaaaaccctagatctgtttttttttcAGATCTGGTTCGTTTTTTTCAGTTTAATTATTTAGCGAGCGTCCGCTCGTTCGTTCGCTTTTAGCGAACGCTattcaccgtttagccgcagacagcggacgttcgttcgttagcctgttcgtcagttttctctttttccagggtttttccgcgattattttcgatcgcgatttctgccctaatttttgttttagtttatcttttcgctcgtttatcggaatcaagggattcaagcgcctagagttttgtctcgaaaccctctttctgtttaaccaacttaaacatgATTTTGCTACTCTAAAATTTGActtaagtccagattagtaaatgaagcttgtttctttcgccgtttgagttttgttacttcgtttgatttgattctttttgcaaaccggagctcttaagttgaactttctggttatatctcttatttgagttttacccgtgcttctagttgagtgcttattgtatgtttgtttgtttgcgctagagtacccggagtgcgaagcgtgctactgcgagtctctaggtttcacggatcatcagcaaggcaagtaacactttgatcatacctccctactacccagttttattgcattagatcaatcctcaaacaattgcatagttaggatctgattaatttgtgggttttgggaagtagttgaggtagtacctattacttgtttattatcaaacccttgggagttacttctacgttgtttatattgctatgctatgctagtagacgtggattgggtttgagtgaattcatgacagatgtgagttttgttaattaatggttcaacttaaggtggctactttaatatacatctgggtggattgaggcacctggggaacccagtgttgtctgtcttttttggaaatcccggggtaccgtgtgattctcctatggaccgccacccaggctcaaagggatcataagattattcatgctagaaacttccgtgtgcatccacaagctattatgggctctagcatagttgattaagtcatgtgaactcttacagtgatagactagcagatgtaggggatgtaggtggtactgtctacccattgtaaggtgctaacgcttctgaaagactgtgtctcggtcatccgtttttcaaacaccatgtagtgcgagaaatctaacggaggagatcgagtcttgtggggaaaagtgtgcaaacctctgcagagtgtacaaactaatcatggttagccgtgtccccggttatggacatcttgagtatctggttcttggattatcatatggatctcatcactctttaATTTAATtagattgggtttaatgatgatgcttaattgggattgagagcgggattaccttctcaatgtttaacaaccaccatgatagttaaataaatttattcctttgttgtagggaaaaattggctttatgcaaaactgtaaccatagagctttccaccagccatatttgcatgtagtgatagcattattctgttcattactctcttgtgttactttgccagcatattccatgtgctgacccattttcgggctgcaacgttcatgttgcagacttttcagacgacgagtaaggtgccttaggtcgtgatctttcattcagtgatgccgttggagttgatggactcgctttatcttccaagcattccgatgttatcgttattagatggctttaagccatatttattgtaataagttctcttttgagacattcgttgtaataagtgtgtgattgctactctgttataaatccttcaagtactgtgcgtgtcagcattaccgatccaggaatgacactgatgcatagagatcagactgtttgaggtcttgTCGCTACAGCTCCTGACGGCACTCGAAGTACGCCGCCCATGCCGAgtggttgtcggcggcgtactgGGGGAGGGTGCGCTGCTCATCGGTGAGGGAGGCGCACGCGACCTCGATCTCGTCGGCGAAATAGGCTGTCCGCGCCGCGGCGTCGGGCAACGGTGGAACGGGCACTCCCCCGTTGCTGAGCCGCCACACCGACGGCCCGGCgcgcatgtccggcggcgccgggATATTGGCCTCGAACAGGAGCCACGACTCATGTTCGCAGAgcgagcggcggccgaagccgttgaccgccgcctcgtcgccgggGAAGCGTTCGGCcattgggggagggagggctcGGAGGCGGCGCatggggagagggagagggagggctcggcggcggcggtgcacggcagagggagaggaagagggctCGGCGGCGAGGGCTGGTGTGGCCTGAGGCGAGGGAGGGCGCCGGCTTATATAGCCGCATCCGTGTGTAAGCGTGGCGGGAGGGGaggcgtcgccgcgccgcccgtgaggaatcaatggcaaggctgaccggcggcggcagccttggcattgattcccgCGGAAACTGAGGCGATGGGGGCGACGAAGCGCTCGTCTCGCTGACTCAGGGGCCCGCGGCTGTTTCGCGCCAAAACCACTCGCCCCGgcgccccccagcgcgccgggttcggcctgtgTCCGCCGGCGCTGATTTCGGCCCAGGCCGGCGAAAATCGAGCTCCTGAGGGCGCGACTGGGCCTTTTTTCAGCGCCGGCACGAAAAAAAGCCTGGGAAGGCCGTTCTGaaggcgcggctggagatgctcttagtagAGGGCGGCGGCAGCCTCGCGCCCGCCGGCGACCCTTCACACAGCCTGCGGCTGGATTCCCGCGCACTGATGCACTCGACCATGCCCGTCGGCCCCACCAGCGCTGCCGTAAGACGAACAAGGAAAGGACGCCCGCCGAGCCAAGGGACGACGCCTGGATCCGGGGCTATCGGGGTCGTGGGCCGAGGATATAGGACGGCGAGCGATAGGGCGAGGGGAATGGAACGAGCAGGGGAGAGGGCGGCTTGGCCAAGGTACCGACGCTGTTAGATTTGGTCGCAAACGACCGAGTCAAAATCGATGGCTCGCAGCGAAATCGATTGGCCTCAATCGATTCTGGATCGATTTACCCCACGGAGCTTGGCAGCTTAGTGTTATATActtcctccgtttctaaatactcccttcgttcggaaatacttgtcggagaaatgaatcaaaatggatatatctaaaactaaaatgtctagatacattcatttcttcGAGAAGTATTTTCAGACAGAGGGAGTACAGTATAAGtttttgtagagatttcactatagaccacatatgtatgtatataaatgcattttagagtatgattcactcattttgctccgtatgtagtccataatGAAATCTCttcaaagacttatatttaggaacggagggagtagtagattTCTCATCCTTTCAACCAAACACAAAAAATGGCTATTCTTAGCACGTTGGATGGGGATACCCACAACCACCTAAATCTATCCCACTAACCAAACGCAGCCTAAGCTATATGCAACTGGTGAGCATTAACAGTTTAACACGCACTAACACAGCAACAAAATAATGGACCGAAATGCTAGACTGATGAGTGGAAAAGTCGAGTGCATCAACAAAGACAAGGAACTAATAACTCGACTCTATGATAAATCCTAGTTGGAATGTAATGTCAGCAAAGCGGCCAGCATGCCGATacaaacgctcttatattatgagacggagggagtactataggTAGCCTCTGATAGGTCCTCATAAGCTAATTAGTAAGAAAAACAGATCAGTGTTATGACATCAAGCTTCATCCAGTCCAGATTTCCTCCTCTAATGAGTCTTCTCTGGTTAGATCAAGGCACCTATCCTGATCAGTCTGACAATTGAAAACAAACAAAAGTATGTAAAAAACTCGCTGCTGCTATGACCTTGCAGCTATACAGACTATCAGAATAAACTGTACAAACAACTAAGAATCATGCATACCTTTCCCAATCCTATGCTCACCATAGCTCTTCTAATCATCAGCAGCCCCAAACAATGTTTTGTACGTTTCGAAGAGAGATGCAAACCTGAGAGAGAGTGAGAGTAAGATACACtaataaagggggggggggggggggggggctgaaaTACATTGAAACTAAGGAAAGGCAATAAATGAAGTACATATGGGAAAATTTTACCGACTGCCTCTTCGAAAAAGATCGTTCTTCGACATCGTGTACATGAGGTAAGCAAGGAGCCCTAAGAAATGCCCTGAGGCGTGGATTTCCACAGAGCTCGCACTTTCATAGACAAACTCGCCTTCACCATGCTTCTTTCCATGCTCAATGACACATCTTTTGTAGTCAAGCATGCCCCATACTGTATTGGGATACATTTCCTTCCTTTCCTGGCTGGAAGTTGCCACACCCTTGGCGCTGATCTTCTTGACTTGTGGAAGCCCTTTGGGGATGGAAGTTAACTGGCCTTTACCAGCGGTCTTGGCTGGGCCTTGCTGACCCTTTGAGGTGCTCTCGCCAACATTGGGATCATACCAGTAAACGCCTCTTAGGACAGGAGAAAGTTAATCTTTGAATGGTTCAGTCCACCTGTTCTTTGACCACTTCTTTGCCCACTCTTGCCATGCACCAATTGGTATGCGTGATAAGAATGGTTCATTCTCAAGCCCTTCATCCCGCACTGCTCTACGCAGCTCTGTAATAAAAGTACGCTTTGCTATCGATGAAGCAATTGAGGGATGATGCATCATGAAATCGATATATTCTTCACTTCTGACTTCAGAGATGGGAATACCCAACAAAAGGAGACTGTCCATGAGTTCAGTTAAGTTCTGGGGATAAGTTTCACTACCCACACTAAGCTCATAGAAAGGTTCCATGACAGTCCAAATGGAGCTGAGATCTGCAACATAGCTGAGTGGGTTGATTCTCTAACTGCTGGCTGTATATCCAACAAAAAGTCTCTCCAAGAAGGATGTCATCCTCGTTGAACTTGCCGTTGTAACTTATGTTTTCTTTGTTCTTGTTTAGCACGTCCGATATGAGTAGCGAGAATGACTTGCGGCCATGTGCAGTAACCGTTTTCTCATTGTTCTTTGTGGTTTTCCAACATGGCTTGCTTCGCATGTGAGCCTTTAGAGCCTTGAGACTGCAATTAATTTGAAACAAATGCAATTTCAAAATAAGAAAGGAATGAAGAACATGCATCTTCTGACAATATTCGCAGTGCATAAGAGATGTGCAAGAATAGTTACAGGATTGTGGGGAAAAATAGATTAAAAGCCACACCAACAGAAGAAACATAGTACACTACAACTAAAGAACAGAATAGACGTTCAACTGTCATAGGTTTGAGTTATTTCTGTTTTGACCCAAAACTGCATTGTGCGAGTTATGTTTTCAGGGTCGCCTTGTAAATTAAGGATCACAAAGTAGACATAGCTGCAGTTGGCAACTCAAATATGACGCTACCTTGACTAAAAAATGCTACCATGCACATTGCAACACTTCTCTAAAATATATAGGAGGTTCTAAAATTCTTGCAGTAGCACTAGTATAAGCTCTTCACAAGCTAACAGTCTAAACAGGTATTTTCTCAAGTGGCATTGAATTGAAAGACCTTGTCCATCCGACCGATTAGTATCCAAGAGCAAAGAACCAAACCACATCTGATATAGTAAAAGATATACATAATTACTATGTCAATCATAAAGCAGGAACATCCATATAATTGCATTTGTATTTCAGAAACTAAGAGCTAAGATGAAATGGCCAAACCAAAGATGAAAAACTAAGTGCAAGTGTGCTTTACCTGTGCAAATTGGTGAAAGACAACGGAACTTTCTGCGTCAACACAGTGACATCCTCATTATCCATACCATTTGCAATCAAGAATTCCGCAATGACCCGATGTAACCAGAGGTATTCAGTACTCTCCCCAAGTCGAATAGCCAAGCTCTTGTACTTCTTATCGGACAAAATATCCAGAAAATCAACATTCAAAACATATGAGTTTAGTCTCTTCATAGTCTCAATTTGAGCAGGATACTGGAAATCTTCAGAATCCTCCTTCTTGAAACTGAAATAACCATCAGAGCAATTAACCAAGGGTTATCCTAATTATTGCACAGGACCTAATCTACCTTCAATGATCATCAAAATGTCCAATAAATAGCACGAGGCACAAGTTCATAATTAAAAGTAAAACTTAATCATAGATAGAAGCTTAATATCGTTAGTGATCATCAAATGCAAACTATCTTATGTCCATGACATAGCACAAGGCGGTACATAATTAAAAGCAAATATTATTGCAGATAACTTAATATCACCTAAATTTGTTCAAGAGAGCCTTGTGCACAACCACACAACCAAAACCATCACTTTTTTCAACATGAATTGCATACTTAATAGCACTTAATCCAGATAATAGAAGAAGATAAGCTTTCTCCACTATTAGTTTAGCATAAAATCAAACATGGCACATCGTTATTAAGAAAGTTAATTATTACAGTTACCATCTGCAGATATTGGTTTCACAATCATAGCACACAAACATTGAGAAGACACACAAGGCCCTAAGGATACAGAGTGAAACAAACACTTAACTATGAGCACACTACTGACAATCGCAGTAAACGTGATTTTGTTTGGGATCCCTGGAGAAAGAACTAAGTTTATAGGAAATCAAATCTCAAGACAAGTGCAAAGAAGCACGCAATTTTTTACCCAAAACAGGACCCATAAGAACGCTCCGGGTAAGCAGAAGATATAATCATATAACAATGCATTTCACGCTGCTACCAGAGTTCAAATTCAAAGGAAGAAATAAATGTTAATAAGGTCCTCCCCAACTACTGCAGATTTTTAATGGCATTATGAACATCAAATAGTTGCTAATTTTTGAATCTCCCTCTCCTCGCTGCATTGGGGTCCTTTCTCAACAAATCTCAAGACCCTGGCAGGGACCAATGCCGATGTTTTATGTTGGCAAGGGGAACTAGTGGGATCATGCAGGCTGTCAAAACAGGTCAGCACACCTCCTGATCGTCTATTGTAACTCTAGTAATATCTGTAGAAACTCCCCAGCAGTGCAAGCACAATTTTGGGAATGACTGATTAGCCGAATCCAAAATCTTCATTTGTCTCGTGAACAGCAAATAGCAACCTCTCATGGAGCTATTTATACATTGATTAGCTTTAAAAGCTACAAACTCCAACTCAATCTTCAGATTGCCATTGAGCTAAGCCGTTTCTGACTAGAGTTTGCCAATGATAAACTTAGTAAAGCATCTACTCTTGCAAAACAGCTAAAATCGAACACTTCTTAAATTACTAGCAGTGTTAAAACATCCACATGATCTAGCAAAGGCAACTTAAATACATGAGAAGCTACAAAATCACACTATTTGCCTTCACAATCACACTGCTCAAGGAGCCATATAAGCAACTCAAACAACAAAGACAAAGGATCCAACAAAAACTACAAATTAAATAAATACATTTTGTTTTGTTTCAGAAAAACAAGAAACCAAAATCGGTACTCATTTCTACAGCCATGTGTCCACCTCTGTGTAATTAATGTTAGTCAACTGCCAAATATTAAGATGTGAGGACAAGCATGCTTACGTTGCGAGGAAACCTCCGAACTCCAAAGAGAATCTTGTATTAGCTTGCTGAACCAATTCCTCTGCAGCAACTGCCTCCTCCACTTTCTTCCCGGCCGCTTTTGCCTTAGCAGCGTCTTTTTTGGCATCCTCTTCCTTGATAATATTCATCTTCATCTTTAACTCAGCAATTGACCTTCCCTTAACCCAGATCGGGTCTTGGACTGGCTGTGGGTTCCCAATGTTGAGTCCTCCCACGTTGAGTACGTCAACCTCCTGCCTCCTCCTCCGATCGTCCTCCTCTCTCCTCTCGTCCTCCTGCCTCCTCCTctcgtcctcctccctcctcctcgcgtcctcctccctcctcctcttgtCCTCCTCCCTCCTCATCTCGTCCTCCTgactcctcctcctctcttccgcatcctcctccctcctcctcctctcttcctcctcctcctcatccgatATCCGATTCTTTCTCTTCGGCTTCGATTTAACGTGTGACCAACCATCTGCCATCGCAGTAACAAGCAAAAAGAACTCGAGCCCGGCGACTTTGAGGAGCTGAGCGCGGAGTGGCGGCGGACAGGAGGAGTGCCGGGTGGCGACCAAGTGGGCGGCGACTTTGAGGAGCTGGGCGGCGTAGTGGCGGCGGACAGGAGGAGTGCCGCCGGGTGGCGACCAAGTGGGTTCTAACTTCTACTAGGTCATTGCTTGGGCCGGATACCGGCCTCTCCAATCTGCCGTCTGCGTGACCTAGCATCCGTCTCGCTGAAGATTGAGTTGGAGTTTGTAGCGCGCGTATGGGCCGGCCCAACAGCGTGTTACTTCGTCGGCCGGTCGTTCACTGATGTGTTCATTCGCAATTTTTAATTTTTATTACTATAGTAATATTGTCCGTGCTTTTTTTAGGGGTAAAACACCGCTTTATTCATCAAATTCCACATGATGTTGGATGCGTCTTTGGTCATGGGACTGACCAAACCAAACATGGGGACCTGGGCCTCTAGAAAGAGAAAACTTAGCTAGACTATGTGCTTCATAATTAACAGCATGACTCTCAAAAATAAAATTACACTGGAAGGAAGAAGCTTTAAGGTTTGTCTCGCTTAATATTGCCCCATATCGCCCTCGCGATCTCGCATTGATGTCCAGGACCACCTGTCTGTAGTCTGAAGCAACTACAAAATTCATAATATTCAGATCTTCTGCTAAGGATAGTGCTTCGCGACATGCTACTGCCTCCAAAGTAGCTGGATCAAAACTTCCTTCAATAACTAAGGCTGAACtactgaaaggatcgatatagttgactagagggggggttgaataggcaactaacaatttttagcttttctttaccaaattaaactttgcatcaaagtaggttgtctggatatgcaactaggtgggcaacctatatgatgcaacaacaacaaacacacaagcaagcaagggatataacacaaataagcttgcacaagtaaaggcgcgagataaccaagagtggagccggtgaagacgagaatgtgttactgaagttccttccttttgaaggaaagtacgtctccgttggagcggtgtggaggcacaatgctccccaagaagccactagggccaccgtattctcctcacgccctcacacaatgcgagatgccgtgattccactattggtgcccttggaggcggcgaccggacctttacaaacaaggttggggcaatcttcacaacttaattggaggctcccaacgacaccacgaagcttcaccacaatggactatggctccgcgatgacctcaaccgtctagggtgctcaaacacccaagagtaacaagatctgctagggattagtggggggaatcaaatttctcctggtggaaatgtagatcggggccttctcaaccaattccgagcaaatcaacaagtttgattggctagagagagagatcgggcgaaaatggagcttggagcaacaatggagcttagggttggaagaggtaagtcttcttggagaagaagacctccttatatagtggggggacaATTCCAACCGTTACCCACCACTCAGCCCGCGACCCGTGGTACTACCGCacgggcctgcggtactaccgcggtggcccgcggtactaccgtggacGCGGCAGAGCCTGGACCTGAACAGACGAGCACTGACagggcgcggtactaccgcgacaccatgcggtactaccgcagggcagCCACGGTCCAGGCACGGTAGGCACGGATATAAAAAAATACATCCGTGACTACAtctgctgagattatatcgatgCAAATGtccgacacggtactaccgcaacccaggtgcggtactaccgtgtagggtgcggatgtaaaaaattacatccgcccctacctCCGCTCGTGCTGCTGTGCCTGGCCAGGCggcacggtactaccgtgccggagcacggtactaccgcgtagggcgcggatgtaaaaaattacatccgcccctactactgCTTGCGCAGCAGCCCCAGGCCAGagcacacggtactaccgctcagaggagcggtactaccatgggagcctacggtactaccgtgccggagcccggtactaccgctggcgcctgcggtagtaccgctctgtggagcagtactaccgccagCCAGTGAACAGCAACACTCAGAGTCCTTCAATTCGCAGAGACATGGTGAGACGGAGGAAActccaaagagccaaaggaaaggtggtgcaaaaggGACGTGTGCATgagattccacccaaacctttccaaagcggaccccctcttaatagtacggctttcctacgactcaactccaccgaaaagaaacgtagagaaacaCCGTCTTCAATAATCTCTGAGGGGCATCAAATCGTCTTGTGTTTAGTCATGATATATCTGAAAGGCTCAATACACACGATCAGTCCGCAAAAGCATtctcatcaatcaccaaaactactaaGGGACAGATATGCCCTTATAACTACCAATGTAGTTGCCTGCATCGTCCCTGCATACCGCTACTGCCAAACCTCCTCGTGATCTCACCCCCCGTCGACGTGGATTTTGCAAAAGCCCGGGGGTGGCTTCTTTGGTTTCAGTCGTTGTGCTGCTGGAGTCTGGGGGTGTGGACAGGGTCATTGTTTTAAGTTGCCATCGATCTCTAGCTCTTCAACAAACCTCTGTATAAAAAGATGTGTTGCTTGGGGGCTCTGGAAAATCCCTTCATGGATTGCCTTTCGTCTACTACCAAATCGACCATAAAGTAACGGCCATCTTGACAAATTATCGTGGGGAAGCAGCTACATCAGCATAAACAACCATTGCTTGGCGTGAGGCTCTGTAGTGGTGGTGATGATGTCACAAAGGTGGTCCTGAAAATTGTAGAAAGAACCGAATCCACGGAGTGCATCAATGAGACGA
This genomic window from Aegilops tauschii subsp. strangulata cultivar AL8/78 chromosome 4, Aet v6.0, whole genome shotgun sequence contains:
- the LOC109731646 gene encoding uncharacterized protein isoform X2; this translates as MADGWSHVKSKPKRKNRISDEEEEEERRRREEDAEERRRSQEDEMRREEDKRRREEDARRREEDERRRQEDERREEDDRRRRQEVDVLNVGGLNIGNPQPVQDPIWVKGRSIAELKMKMNIIKEEDAKKDAAKAKAAGKKVEEAVAAEELVQQANTRFSLEFGGFLATFKKEDSEDFQYPAQIETMKRLNSYVLNVDFLDILSDKKYKSLAIRLGESTEYLWLHRVIAEFLIANGMDNEDVTVLTQKVPLSFTNLHRSRGWRPPTGRRWWAADRTVRAAAFGGASPAARSAACWRILRVATSRH
- the LOC109731646 gene encoding uncharacterized protein isoform X1: MADGWSHVKSKPKRKNRISDEEEEEERRRREEDAEERRRSQEDEMRREEDKRRREEDARRREEDERRRQEDERREEDDRRRRQEVDVLNVGGLNIGNPQPVQDPIWVKGRSIAELKMKMNIIKEEDAKKDAAKAKAAGKKVEEAVAAEELVQQANTRFSLEFGGFLATFKKEDSEDFQYPAQIETMKRLNSYVLNVDFLDILSDKKYKSLAIRLGESTEYLWLHRVIAEFLIANGMDNEDVTVLTQKVPLSFTNLHSLKALKAHMRSKPCWKTTKNNEKTVTAHGRKSFSLLISDVLNKNKENISYNGKFNEDDILLGETFCWIYSQQLENQPTQLCCRSQLHLDCHGTFL